The genome window TGAACTACCCCGGCCTCAAGAGCAGCCCCTACCACGCCCTGGCCCAGAAATACCTGAAGCGCGGCTACGGCGGGGTGCTCACCTTCGCCATCAAAGGCTCTAAGGAAACGGCTACGCAGTTTATTGATAACCTAAAGCTGGTCAGCCACCTAGCCAACGTGGGCGACGCCAAAACGCTCATCATTCAGCCCTCGGCTACTACCCACCAGCAGCTTTCCGAAGAGGAGCAGCGCGCCGCCGGCGTGACGCCTACCCTCCTGCGTCTCTCGGTGGGCATTGAGCATTTTGATGATATCCGGGCCGACCTGGCCCAGGCCTTTGACGCGGTGCGCAATGTAGCCGCTCAGCCCGCTGATGTGGCCGGTAGCACGCTGCTGCCGGAGCCAGAACTCGAACACGCCGCTACGCTGGAAGTCTAGCACTTGAGAGGGGTTGATGTCCGGCGGCAGGTGAGAGAGCCGCCGGGCAGCAGCTTCCAGCCATGCGGTAAGCGGGCCGGCGCCGACGTTTTTTGTGAGAGAGGAACCATCGGAACATACGCCGCCCGCACCTGGCCGGGGCGGAGCCGGGCAAAATCGGCTCCGCCTGCGGGCTAGGATATACTAGCATGAACCCGAATGCCGCGCGAAGTTTCCTTTCGCGCATGGTTAAACGCTCCTCGTTGCCCTGGCGCGCCCCTAGCAACTACCCGCGAAGCAGCTTCCGACTTCGCTTTCCTCCGACCCGCGCTCCTTATTCCATGTCTTCCGAAGAGCCACACCTGTTCCGCCTGCCCCGGCCCCTGCGGCTGGAAAGCGGCGCTACCCTACCCCGGGTGGAGGTTACCTACCATACCTACGGCCGCCTCAACGCGGCCCGCGACAATGTGGTGTGGGTGTGTCACGCCCTCACGGCCAATGCCGATGTGCTAAGCTGGTGGCCCGGTTTGTTTGGCGCGGGTTGTCACTTCGATCCGGCCGACTGGTTTATTGTGTGTGCCAACGTGCTGGGCTCCTGCTACGGCACTACCGGCCCACTTACCCCGGACCCGCTAACGGAGCAACCAGCCTACCAGCACTTCCCGCTCCTGACTATTCGGGATATGGTGGCTGCGCACGAGGCCTTGCGGGAACATTTGGCCCTGACGTCGGTGCACACCCTAATTGGCGGTTCGCTAGGGGGGCAGCAGGCGGTGGAGTGGGCCGTACAGCGGCCCGAGCTATTCGAGAACCTGGTGCTGTTGGCTACCAGCGCCCGACATTCGGCTTGGGGCATTGCCTTCAATGAAGCCCAGCGCCTGGCCATTTTCGCCGACCCTACTTACGAAACGGCTACCCCCGCGGGTGGCGCGGCGGGCCTACGCGCGGCCCGCGCCGTGGCCCTGCTCAGCTACCGCAGCCCCGATGCCTACGACCGTACCCAAACGGACTCCGACGAGAGCAAGCTCGACGACTACTTGGCCAGCTCCTACCAGCGCTACCAAGGCGACAAGCTGGTGGCCCGCTTTAATGCCTACAGCTACGTGACCCTGTCGCGGGCTATGGACAGCCACAACGTGGGGCGCCGACGCGGCGGCGTAGCGGCGGCACTGGGCCGCATCCGGGCCCGCACGCTGGTGGTAGGCATTTCCTCCGACGTGCTGTTTCCGCCCCAGGAGCAGCAGTTGCTGGCCCGCCACATCCGGGGCGCTATGTACGCCGAAATGGATTCGCACTTCGGTCACGACGGCTTCCTGATCGAAACCGCCCAGATTACCCAATTCCTCGAACGATTCTACGTCCAGAGCTATGTCCACTAACGCTGCCTTCTCCGCCTCTGCTGCTTCCCTTGCTTCTACCACCCAGCCTTGGCGAGTAGGCCTCATTGGGTTTGGATGCGTGGGCCAGGGCCTTTTCGATATACTGAATCAGCAGCCTGAGGCCGGTTTTAGCATTGCCCGCATTGTGGTGAAAACGCCCGGCAAGGTGCGGCCCCTACCCTCCGATCGGTTTGAGTACGACGTGCAAGCGGTGCTAACAGACGATACCCTGGACGTGCTGGTGGAGGTAATTGACGATGCCGACGCAGCTTTTGAGCTGGTAGCCGAGGCCTTGCGCCGGGGCCGCCGGGTAGTCACGGCCAACAAAGCTATGCTGGCCCGCCACCTGCCTGAGCTCATCCGGTTGCAGCGCGAAGGCCAGGGCACCTTATTATATGAGGCCGCCGTGTGCGGCAGCATTCCGGTTATCCGGACCCTGGATGCGTACTTCAGCACCGAGCCGCTGCGCCGCCTCACGGGCATTCTCAACGGCTCCTCCAACTACGTGCTTACGCGCATGGGCGAGGACGGCTCCGACTACTCCCCGGCCCTGGCCGAAGCGCAGGCCCTGGGCTTTGCCGAAACCGACCCTACCCTCGACATGGGCGCGTTCGATCCGCGCTCCAAGGCCGTGCTGCTGGCCGCCCACGCCTATGGGGCTTTTCTGCAGCCAGAGCAGGTGCTCAACCTCGGCATCGAAGGAATCAGCGCGGTGGATGTTGCGTTTGCCGCCAGTCAGAGCCAGAAAATTAAGGTAGTGGCCGGCCTGCAGCGCCTACCCGACGGGCGCGTAACGGTGCTCGTAACGCCCCAACTCATCGGCCCCGAGTCGCCACTCTACACCGTGGATCAGGAGTTTAACGGCGTGGTCATTGAGGCCGATTTTGCTGGTGAGCAGTTCCTGCGCGGACGCGGCGCGGGCGGGCACCCCACCGGCTCGGCCGTCCTCGCCGATTTGGCTGCCTTGCGCCAGGGCTTTGCCTACCAGTACGCCAAAGCCGCCGCGGCCCCTACCTACGCCTCCGACCTGGAAGTGGAAATCTACCTGCGCACCGACGAGGACCGCATCATCGACTTGCTCGATTTCAGCGAAATTTCGGAAGAAGCTGACGAGGACGAATACGTAGTGGGCTACGTGGCCCTAGAAAACCTGATTCGCCACCGCGACACCCTGCGCAAGTACGGCGCCTTCATCGTCCGCACCGGCCGCCTCCGTCCCATCAGCGTCGGCACAGAACTGGCCGAGGAAGTTTCAGCCTAAGCCGCAGCCTCTCGCTGACGTAGCGCGCTGAAGAGACGCGACACCTAGCGTCTCGTCGTTTTGATGTTGTTTATGCGGGGCTTTTCATCGCCAACCGGTCTAGCACCAAGACGCAAAATATTGCGTCTCTACAATCTTATGCTTGTCATTCCGAGAGCAGCGAGGAATCTGGGGTAAGCCGTTGCATGGTGAACTCAGGTTCCTCGCTCCCGCTCGAAATGACAAGTGGTTATTAAGCTTCGATCGGGGCCTGCTTCTCCTACTTATTTACCGCTCTGACTTCGGGGTGCTGCCTTGTGGTGGCGCGGGAGGCGTGGGGGTAGGTGCGGCATCAGCGGCGGGCAACGGCAGGGCTGGCTCGGCAGGACGCTGGGTTGAGTCGGGCGTGGATTTCAGCAAATCGGGCCGCCAGGTTATTTCATCGGGGGTCGGCAGGCCTTGTAGTCCGATGCGCCGCGGCAGCAGCAGGGCCGTAACCTGCGCCGCCCGGCGCGGATTCAGGGCGGCTGCCAGCAACGGCCCGGGCGCTCCTACCCCCAGCAAGGGCCGCAGAAAGTCGCGCATGGCAAAAAAGGCCGAATCGATATACGTCGGCTCGAACGAGTACGGCACGTGGCCCGCCCCGCGCAGCCGACGCAGCACGTTGGGCACCCCCACCGCGTTGGCCCGCAGGCGTAACGCCCCGCTGCCGTACACCAGTTGGGGCGGCAGCGCCGAGCCGACCGTGCCGCGCCCATACGGTACCAGCCCGTCGCGGGTGCCGTGGACGCTGCACAGGGGTACATCCCCCGCTTCGAGCCAGGTAGCGCGGGCCAGGGCACCGCACAGGTTAATTACCCCGCGGGGCCGACTGCTGTAACCGGCGTGGCCGCCGCTGCCTTCCAGTCCGCCCAAGGCTTTCAAATCGAGGTAGGCCGGTACTTCGGCGGCTTTGTTGAGGTAGCCCGCTTGCAGAGCCATAAAGCCGCCGGCCGAGGAACCACCCACAAACACGTAGCCCGGATGCACCCGAAACTTCTTCGCAGTAGCCGCATCGTGCCGAAAAAACCGTACCGCCGCGCGCATATCCTGAGTAGCCCGAATGGCGGCCCGCCCGATGCCCACGGTGTCAAACGGAAAGAAATACAGCCGGTAATCAATGGTAGCGGCCACGTAGCCCAACCGGGCCAGCCGGTTGCACAAGGCCGTCATCACGGCGTCGTCGCGGGTGCCGGTCAGGAAGCCACCCTCGTGGGCCAGCACCACCAGGGGCCGGCGGCGCACGGTGTCGCCGGTGGGCTCATACACGTCCATGTATAAGGTTTGCGACATGCCCAGCAGGGTAGTGACTTGGGCAAACTCCACGTTGCGGCGTACCGTCACCTGCCGAAACACGGGCCGGTGGTAGCGGCCGTGGGTGGTATCGGGAGCTATTTGGGCGCGCAGGGCTGCGGGCCAGCCGATACTCAGCAGGAGAATTAGAAGAAAGTAAAAGCGCATACACAGGGGCCGCGTCCGGCGCAAGCCACTGCAAAGATACCTCGCCCACCCTGGGTGCCTCACGTTGAGGTTGCGTTTTTATAGCCGTTTGGCAGGTAGGTGGACCCCTCCCCCATCCCCTCCCAATAGGGAGGGGTGCGTTCTAATGAAGCTGTTAGTTGTTAGCCACTAGCTCTTCGTCTGGGCCCCCTCCCTACTGGGGAGGGGCCGGGGGAGGGGTCCGGCCGCGCTACCCATGCACTAACTTGAAAACCGCTGTAGGTGGCCTAAACCGCACGGCAGAGCGCAGCTCCCGTTTCGCGCTACGGCCCGTTTGCTTAGGTTTGCGGCTACTGACCTTCCGACTTCTATGCCTACTACCGCTCCCGCTCCACTTCGCCCCGGCGACCAGGTTGCTATTGTTTGTCCTGCCCGCAAAGCGTCCCATGAGGAGCTGGCGGCGGCGGTTGCTACCCTCGAAAGCTGGGGGCTGCGGGTAGTGTTGGGGGCTAGCACCAACGTGAGCCACCACCAATTTGGGGGCGAGGATGAAGTACGCCGCCAGGATTTTCAGCAGCAACTCGACGACCCCAGCATCCGGGCTATTCTGTGCGCCCGGGGCGGCTACGGCACCCCGCGCATCATTGATGGTCTCGATTTTTCCCGCTTCGCCCATGACCCGAAATGGGTGGCCGGCTTCTCTGACATTACGACGCTTAATTGCCACCTACTAAAGCTCGGGCACCAGAGCATTCATGGGGTAATGCCCATTTTTTTCCATCAGGAAGGCGGGCAGGAATCGGTGGAAAGTTTGCGCCGGGCGCTGTTTGGGGAGGAAACGCGCTATACCATCCCGGCCCACCCGCTCAATCAGCTCGGCACGGCCACCGGCGAGCTGGTAGGCGGCAACCTGAGCATGTTGCAAACCCTGACCGGCACCGCCTCCGACTGCCCCACTGCGGGCCGCATTCTGTTCCTGGAGGATATTGACGAGTACTTGTATTCCATCGACCGAATGCTGGTGCACCTGGACCGCACGGGCAAGCTCCAGAACCTGGCCGGCCTGCTGGTGGGCCACTTCACCAACCCCCAGGATAACGCCGTGCCCTACGGCCAGACGCCCAACGAAATCATTCAGCACTACGCCGGCAAGTACGGCTTTCCTATTGCGCACGGCTTTCCAGTCGGCCACGAGCCCCAGAACATGGCTCTCATCTGCGGCCGCACCGCCCGCCTGACCGTGGAGGCCGCCGGCGCCCGACTGGAATACGTGTAACCCACCATTACCCATCATGCCTATCAACATCCGACCTCTAGAAGTTGCTGAGTTTCCCTCCTACCTCAACGGCTTAGTTGCGCTGCTCCAGGATGCCGTTGATTCGGGCGCTTCCGTGGGGTTCCTGCCACCCTTAGCAGCTGAGGAAGCCCGCGAGTATTGGCAGGAAATCGGGGTTGCGCTGTCGTCGGGCAGGGTTCTGCTGCTGGCTGCGGAAGAGGAGAATGGCGAGCTGGTTGGTACGGTGCAGCTGCACCTGGCCACCAAGGCCAATGCCACGCACCGCGCCGAGGTAGCCAAGCTGCTGGTTCCTACCTGGGCCCAGCGGCGGGGCATCGGCCGCCAGCTCATGCAGGCCGTGGAAGAACTGGCCCGCCAGCAGCACCGCACCACACTGGTACTGGACACGCTGCAAGGCGCGGGGTCGGAACTACTGTATCATGGGCTGGGCTACGTAGCGGCCGGCGCCATTCCGGCCTTCGCCCGCGGCGCCGATGGGGAGCTGCACGCTACCGTGGTATACTACAAGCTGCTTACTAGAACAGGTTTAGTTTAGAACGTAATCGACCTTCATAAAAAAGCCCTGACGAACTATGTTGCCAGGGCTTTCCAGGAAATTCAGACGGGCTTCTTACTCGGCGTAAATGGTCGTCAGCAGGGTTTGGCCCACGGCCTTGAGCGTCCGCTTGTCAATGATGCTCATGTTGTCCTGGGTGGTGTGGTGGTAGGGCTGAAACTCCCCGTTGGGCAGGAAATCGATGATGTCGATGGTGCGCACGCCGGCCTGATTGGTGAATACATGGTCGTCGGTGATGCCCGGACTGTCGCTGAATAAGAAGTAGTCGGAGTAGCCGAGCTGGGCGGCTGTATTCCAAACTTTATCCACCACGTCGCGGGCCTGTTGGCGGCTGAGGTCCTCGCGGCTGAAGCGGCCGTTTTTGGCACCCACCATGTCCAGCAGTATGCCGTAGTTGGGCTTGTAGTTGGTGGGCACCATGTTCTTGGCCCAGTGCTGGGAGCCCAGGCACCAGCTTTCCTGGCCCGGAGGTAGCAGGTTCTTTTTCTCGCCCTGGGTGCTACCATCGTAGCCGTAGTCCTCGGAGTCAAACAAGATAAAATCGACCCCGACGCCGGGCGCGGCGGCATCCTTTTGCTGGGACAATACGCGGGCCATTTCTAGGGCAATACCTACCCCACTGGCCCCGTCGGAAGCCCCATCGAGAGGCGCATTTTTCTGCTCCTTGTCTTTGTCGGCGAAGGGGCGGGTATCCCAGTGGGTGAAAATGGCAATGCGGCGCGGGGCCTGGGGCATGTACTGAGCAATGATGTTGCGCGACTTCAGCATCTTCCCATCAAAGGCCATGGCCTCAAACGGCTGCTCTTTTACTGATAGGCCCGCCGCCTTGAACTGCCCAATTATCCAGTCCCCGGTTTGCACGTGGGCTTTGGTATTAGGCACGCGCGGCCCGAAGGCTACCTGCTTGGCCGTGTAAGCGTAGGCCGAGTCGGGGTTGAAAGCCGGGGCCTGGGGTAGCGCGGGCTGGCTGGCCGCGTTGTTTTCGGTTTCGGCAGTGTCCTTTTTGGCCGGACAGGCGGTGAGCAGCAGCAGGGCCACCAGCGAAGCCGGCGCAAGACGAGAGAGAAGGTTCATATACAACAAGTACAAAGTAGAAAGAACGTCAGGCAGAGGCGCCGCCGAAGCATCTCGCGTGCCGATGTTGTGATGGTAGCCGCCATTCCGGGCCCCGCGAGGAATCCTGCTCGACTGACGTTGGCGTTACTACCTAACGATTCGAGCGAGATGCTTCGGCGGCGCTTCTGCCTGACGTTCAACCGGGTCGGTTTACTCTTCGCTATACGCCCAATCGACGCCGGCTTTCGTATCCTTTACCACAATGCCCTGGTCTTTGAGGGCCGTGCGGATCCGGTCAATTTCGCCGTAGTGCTTGGTGGCTTCGTCGGCGTTGCCTTCCTCGCGGGCTTTGGCGGCGCTTTGCTTGGCGTTGGCGTAGAAATTTAGGGTCAGGCCCAGCAGGTCCTCTACGTTGGCGCGGGGCTCGTCCCGCAGGCCCAGCACATCTTGCACCAGCGTCCGGAAGGTAGTAACGGCGGCAGTTAGCGCTTCATTGCCCACCTGCGCCAGGGTAGGCAGGTTGGCGGCGTACCCGTTGAGCTTGCGTAGCAGGTTGAACAGGCTGGCAATGGTGCGGGCCGTGTTTAGGTCGTCGTTGAGGCCGGCGAAGCAGTCCTGAGTGAGCTTGCCTAGCTCGGCGTCGGCCGCAGCGGTGTCGGTGGCTGGTGCGGTGCCTGCGGGCAGCACCAGCTTTTCCAGCAGGCGCAGGCCGTTCATGAGCTTGCGGTAGCCCTTGCGGGCCGCCTGCAACCCCTCGTCGGTAATATCAACGGTGCTGCGGTAGTGGGCCTGGAGCAGGAAGAAGCGCACCGTCATGGGCGAGTAGGCCTGAGTAAGCGTATTGTTGGTGCCTTCAAACAGCTGGCTGATGGTAATGAAGTTGCCCAGCGACTTGCTCATTTTGGCCCCGTTCACCGTAATCATGTTGTTGTGCATCCACACCTGGGCCTCGTTGGTAGGGTGGTTGCAGGCCTGGCTCTGGGCAATTTCGCACTCGTGGTGGGGGAACATCAAGTCCAGCCCGCCGCCGTGAATATCGAACTCGGCGCCGAGGTACTTGCGGCTCATGGCCGAGCACTCCAGATGCCAGCCCGGGAAACCCTCGCCGGGCGCCTCCCCGAAGGGCGAGGGCCAGCGCATGAGGTGGCGCTCATCGGCCCGCTTCCACAGGGCAAAATCTAGGGGGCTGCGCTTTTCGTCCTGGCCGGCGAGGTTGTCGCGGGAGCCAGCCAGCAGCTCCTCTACCACCCGGTTCGAGAGCTTGCCGTAGCCGCGGCCGGCGGCGTTATAAGCCGGCACATCAAAGTACACCGAGCCGTTGACCTCGTAGCCAAAACCATTGTTGATGATCTGCTGAATCATCTCAATTTGCTCGATGATGTGGCCACTGGCCCGGGGCGTGATGTCGGGCGGCAAGCAGCCCAAGGCCTCCATGTGGCCCTGGTAAAGGTTGGTGTACTGCTCGGCCACTTGCATGGGCTCCAGCTGCTGGGCGCGGGCCCGCTTGCTGATTTTGTCCTCGCCCTCGTCGGCGTCGCCTTCCAGGTGGCCTACATCGGTGATGTTGCGCACGTAGCGCACGGTGTAGCCCAGGTAGCGCAGGTAGCGCGTCAGCACATCGAACACCACCGGGCCGCGGGCGTTGCCTACGTGGGCCTCACTATAAACGGTTGGTCCGCAGAGATACACACCCACAAAAGGTGCGTGCAAGGGCTGAAACGGGGCTTTGCGGCGGGTAAGCGTGTTGTAGAGCGAGAGGGGTGGCTGCATGAGTGCAAAAGTAACCGCAGATTTTGCAGAGTAAGAGGATTGCGCAGATTTTGTAACCCGTATGCTTAGGCTCCGTCTGATGGTGGCCCATACTAACAGCTAACCGCATTAAATAGCTGCTTTCAGCCCCAATATTTCCGCAACTAAGCACAAACAGCCGCTCAAACAGTACAAAGTGCCGGCTCGGTAGTTTATAAAGTTCCCTGGGTAGTTTATACTGACCTGTTTCTGGTATAAAACTCTTGACTATGGTTGCTTCCCGGCGAGGCGGTAGGTAGCGGTACTAGGGAAATGGTCGGAATACGGAATTTCGTAGTGCACCCAGTAGTCGTCCACAATCCACTGCGGGCTGGCAAACTGATTGTCGATGCGCACGAAGGGTAGGCGACCGTTGTAGGTGCTGCCGACGCCGTTGCCCAAGCTGGCCCAGGCGTTCTGGAAATGGTCAGCCAGCTGGTCGTAGCTGTAGCTATAGGGCACGTCGTTGAGGTCGGCGCAGAGCAGCATGGGGTAGCGGCACCGCTCGAAGCGGCGCACCAGCGTGTCTACTTGCCAGTGCCGGGCCACGGCCCCGCGCTTAAAGCGCCGCAGCAGCCCCAGTCCTTTTTGCTTGAGGCCGGCCTTGCTGGAGTAGCTGTCTACAATGTCTTTTTCTTCCATGCTCATGCTCTGCAGATGGAAGCTGTACACCCGAATCGTGTCGTGAGAAGGCAACCGGACGTCGGCCCACATGGCGTGGTTCTGGGTCAGTTTGCCGAAGCTGATGGTGCCTTTATTAACAATAGGGAAGCGGCTAAAAATGGCCATGCCGAACTCGGCGCCGGCGCTATTGGTCAAGGTTTTGGAGAGAAACACCTGCCGCCCGGCTTGTCGCCCGATTATATCGACGGTGCGGAACACGTTACCGTCGCGGGAGCGGGTACCCACGGGCTCATTGTAGAATTCCTGCAGGCACAGAATATCGGCGGGGTTTTCGGCCACCCAGCGCACCATTTCCCGGGAGGACTTTAGGCCGGCGTCGCGTAGCTGGGGGTACACGTTGAAAATGCGCACGTTGGCCGACAGCACCTTCACTACCTGGCCGGTTTGGGCGGCGGCCGCCGGAGCTACCCGGAACGGATGCACTGCCAGCCCGCGCTGAAAATGAGGCCAGGTAAGCACCGCCAGCCCCAACGGCAGCAGGGCCACCGGCCAACGCCGCAGCAGCCAGTACAGGCCCGCCAGCAGATTAAACGCCAGGGCTACGGGTAGCGTGAGGGCCCCAAAGATGGCCGGCCAGAAGGTGTAGGCCGGAACCTGGGCGCAGGCAATGGCTGCCAGCACCCACAACATCAGCAACACGGTACACGCAAAGGCAAACGAACGACGCACGGGCAACCTTTTTCCAAACAACAGGATCAGGGGCAAAGGTAGGAGTTCCGCCCAAGCTGGCGCTACTCGGCGCGGCATGGTTTTGGCGCGGCTTTGCGTACCTTTCCTTCCCTGATTACTTCCTGCCAATGACCAAATTTACTACCCTCATTATCTTCTTATTAGCTTTCCTTCACGCTGTTCAGGCGGCCGTTCCTCCCGGCCCGCAGGCCCGGTTTGCTTCGCCGGTGCCGGAGCCCAGTCTGGAGTTTGTGGAAAACCGCGGGCAGTGGGATGCTCGGGCCCGCTACATGGCCGAGCTGCCGGCCGGCCGGCTATTCCTAACCGCCACGGGCTTTACCTACACCCTTGCCGACGCGGCCGCCCTCCGGGCTGCCCATGAGCATACCCCCGAGGCTACCGCAACCCGGCTGCGCAGCCATGCCTACTCCGTTACATTTGAGGGCGGTAACAGCCACGCTACTATTCAGGGTGGCCAGCCGACCGGCGAGGTGCGCAACTACTACCTCGGCAACGACCCGAGCCACTGGGCCAGCCAGGTGCCTGGGTTTCGGGAAGCAACTTACACCAACGTGTATCCTGGCATTGGAGTCCGACTCTACGAGAATGCCAATCAGCACCTGGAATACGACTTTATGGTGGCGCCCGGAGCCAAGCCGAGCCGTATTCGCCTGCGCTACCAGGGCCCGGAGCGAGTTGAGCTGACCGAAGGCGTGCTGCGCATTCATACCTCCGTGGGCGAGGTAGTAGAACAGGCGCCGCAGGCCTGGCAGGAAGGCCCCGACGGCCAGCGCCACCTGATAAGCTGCCACTACGAGCTACAGAACGGCGTGGTGGGCTTCCGCCTGGGTGCTTATGACGCGCGCAAGCCGCTGGTCATTGACCCAACGGTGGTTTTCTCGTCTTACACCGGCTCCAAAGCCGATAACTGGGGCTTCACGGCTACTTACGATGCGCAAGGCAACATGTACTCCGGCGGCGTGGCATTTGGGCCTGGCTTCCCTACCTCCCTGGGCGCCTTCGACCAGTCGTTTTCGGCCGCCATGGACATGGCCATCATCAAGTACAACACTACGGTAAAGGGTAGCGCGGCCCGCTTATACGCCACTTATTTAGGCGGAGAAGCGGCCGATGCGCCGCACAGCCTAGTAGTGAATGGCAGCGACCAACTAGTGATTCTGGGCAGCACCAGTTCCCTCACCTACCCCGTTTCGCAGACCGCCTACGACCGTAGCTTCAATGGGGGCGTTGCCGTTGATCCGTTGAGCAGCGGCGTTAATGGCGTCACGCGCTATGCCAATGGCTCTGATTTGGTTATCTCTATTCTGAATTCCCAGGGCAATGCGCTGGTAGCCTCTACCTACCTCGGCGGCAGTGGCAACGATGGGTTAACGCTTAACCCAGGCATCGTTAACAATTACGGCGACGCCTTCCGGGGCGACATCATCACGGACGGGGCCAACAACGTGTACCTGGCTTCTACCACGCAAAGCGCCGACTTTCCGGCAACCAGCGGTGGCCAGAGTACCCGTCAAGGCGCCGCAGATGCCGTCGTTGCCAAGCTCAGCGCCAACTTAAGCACCGTTCTCTGGAGCACACTGCTGGGCGGCTCAGCCGTTGAAACTGCCTGCTCCATCCAGCTCAGCACCGATCAGCGGGTATACGTGGCCGGCAGCAGTACCAGCACCGATTTTCCGACCACCACCGGCGCCTTTCTGACCGCCAATCCGGGCGGCACCAACGGTTTCGTGGCCCGTTTTCCGACTACCGCCAATACCTTGCAGGCAGCTACCCTGCTGGGCACCAGCGCCAACGACCTGGCCTATTTCGTGCAGCTAGACGGTAGTAATAACGTGTACGTGCTAGGGCAAACCCAGGGCCAGTACCCACTCACCAGTGGCCTGTACGGCGTGGCCGGGGGGCAACAGTTTATTCAGAAACTCACCCCCGACCTAAGAACCGGCCTCTACTCCACGGCCTTTGGCAGCGGCCGCCCGCTGGCGCACGATCTGTCGCCTACGGCGTTCCTGGTTGATGACTGTGAGCGAGTGTACGTGTGCGGCTGGGGCGGTAACACCAACCGCAGCTTCGGCATTTCTTACATGGCTCAGCTGCCCGTAACGGCCAATGCCATCCAACGCACCTCCGATGGCTCCGACTTCTATCTGGTGCAGTTCGGGGCAGGTTTGCGCACGATTGAGTACGCCACGTTTTACGGCGAAACCGGGGGCTCCGGCGAGCATGTGGATGGCGGTACTTCCCGCTTCGACAAGCGCGGCATGGTGTACCAGGCCGTGTGTGCCAGCTGCCGGAGCACCCAAGGCTTTCCGGTACCGCCCAGCGCCAGTTATTTTTCCACTGTAAACGGTAGCACCAACTGCAACAACGCAGCTTTCAAAATAGACTTCGGCATTACCGTAGCTGACCCCGGCCCTACCCAGTACGTCTGCGTGAACAATGGCCCGGTAACACTGGGCGGGCAGCCAGCCGGCGGCACCTGGACCGGCCCCGGCGTGACGCGGTTACCGAACGGCTCCTACCAGTTTCAGCCCACGGCAGCTCTGGTGGGGCGCAACGTACTACAGTATACCGTCACAACCACGGGCGTCTGCCAAAGCACCCGCCCCCTGCGCATGATTGTAACGCCGAACCAGACTGTTGCCATTGCGCCGGTACCTGCGCTGTGCGCCGATGGGGCCGCCGTTACCCTGCAGGCTACCCCTGCCGGGGGCACCTGGAGTTCCACCAGAGGCTTGGCCGGCAACGTATTTAACCCGCAGCAGGCGGGCGCTGGCACCCACACTCTCACTTATTCCTACTCTGACTCCCTGGGTTGCGGCACGGCCAGCCGGGTAATAACGGTAAACCCGCTGCCAACTCCTACGGCCGGCCCCAACCTCACCCTGTGTGCCTACGAAACCCAGACGCTGACCCTGACGGGCGCTACCCCCGCGGGCGGCACTTGGAGCGGCCCCGGCGTCACGCCCGACGGCCGCTTTACCCCGCCCGATACCAAGCTGCGCGGTGGCATCTTCACGTTGCGCTACACCGTAACG of Hymenobacter sublimis contains these proteins:
- the metX gene encoding homoserine O-acetyltransferase MetX, which encodes MSSEEPHLFRLPRPLRLESGATLPRVEVTYHTYGRLNAARDNVVWVCHALTANADVLSWWPGLFGAGCHFDPADWFIVCANVLGSCYGTTGPLTPDPLTEQPAYQHFPLLTIRDMVAAHEALREHLALTSVHTLIGGSLGGQQAVEWAVQRPELFENLVLLATSARHSAWGIAFNEAQRLAIFADPTYETATPAGGAAGLRAARAVALLSYRSPDAYDRTQTDSDESKLDDYLASSYQRYQGDKLVARFNAYSYVTLSRAMDSHNVGRRRGGVAAALGRIRARTLVVGISSDVLFPPQEQQLLARHIRGAMYAEMDSHFGHDGFLIETAQITQFLERFYVQSYVH
- a CDS encoding homoserine dehydrogenase, whose protein sequence is MSTNAAFSASAASLASTTQPWRVGLIGFGCVGQGLFDILNQQPEAGFSIARIVVKTPGKVRPLPSDRFEYDVQAVLTDDTLDVLVEVIDDADAAFELVAEALRRGRRVVTANKAMLARHLPELIRLQREGQGTLLYEAAVCGSIPVIRTLDAYFSTEPLRRLTGILNGSSNYVLTRMGEDGSDYSPALAEAQALGFAETDPTLDMGAFDPRSKAVLLAAHAYGAFLQPEQVLNLGIEGISAVDVAFAASQSQKIKVVAGLQRLPDGRVTVLVTPQLIGPESPLYTVDQEFNGVVIEADFAGEQFLRGRGAGGHPTGSAVLADLAALRQGFAYQYAKAAAAPTYASDLEVEIYLRTDEDRIIDLLDFSEISEEADEDEYVVGYVALENLIRHRDTLRKYGAFIVRTGRLRPISVGTELAEEVSA
- a CDS encoding alpha/beta hydrolase, producing the protein MRFYFLLILLLSIGWPAALRAQIAPDTTHGRYHRPVFRQVTVRRNVEFAQVTTLLGMSQTLYMDVYEPTGDTVRRRPLVVLAHEGGFLTGTRDDAVMTALCNRLARLGYVAATIDYRLYFFPFDTVGIGRAAIRATQDMRAAVRFFRHDAATAKKFRVHPGYVFVGGSSAGGFMALQAGYLNKAAEVPAYLDLKALGGLEGSGGHAGYSSRPRGVINLCGALARATWLEAGDVPLCSVHGTRDGLVPYGRGTVGSALPPQLVYGSGALRLRANAVGVPNVLRRLRGAGHVPYSFEPTYIDSAFFAMRDFLRPLLGVGAPGPLLAAALNPRRAAQVTALLLPRRIGLQGLPTPDEITWRPDLLKSTPDSTQRPAEPALPLPAADAAPTPTPPAPPQGSTPKSER
- a CDS encoding S66 peptidase family protein — encoded protein: MPTTAPAPLRPGDQVAIVCPARKASHEELAAAVATLESWGLRVVLGASTNVSHHQFGGEDEVRRQDFQQQLDDPSIRAILCARGGYGTPRIIDGLDFSRFAHDPKWVAGFSDITTLNCHLLKLGHQSIHGVMPIFFHQEGGQESVESLRRALFGEETRYTIPAHPLNQLGTATGELVGGNLSMLQTLTGTASDCPTAGRILFLEDIDEYLYSIDRMLVHLDRTGKLQNLAGLLVGHFTNPQDNAVPYGQTPNEIIQHYAGKYGFPIAHGFPVGHEPQNMALICGRTARLTVEAAGARLEYV
- a CDS encoding GNAT family N-acetyltransferase, with amino-acid sequence MPINIRPLEVAEFPSYLNGLVALLQDAVDSGASVGFLPPLAAEEAREYWQEIGVALSSGRVLLLAAEEENGELVGTVQLHLATKANATHRAEVAKLLVPTWAQRRGIGRQLMQAVEELARQQHRTTLVLDTLQGAGSELLYHGLGYVAAGAIPAFARGADGELHATVVYYKLLTRTGLV
- a CDS encoding M28 family peptidase, producing MNLLSRLAPASLVALLLLTACPAKKDTAETENNAASQPALPQAPAFNPDSAYAYTAKQVAFGPRVPNTKAHVQTGDWIIGQFKAAGLSVKEQPFEAMAFDGKMLKSRNIIAQYMPQAPRRIAIFTHWDTRPFADKDKEQKNAPLDGASDGASGVGIALEMARVLSQQKDAAAPGVGVDFILFDSEDYGYDGSTQGEKKNLLPPGQESWCLGSQHWAKNMVPTNYKPNYGILLDMVGAKNGRFSREDLSRQQARDVVDKVWNTAAQLGYSDYFLFSDSPGITDDHVFTNQAGVRTIDIIDFLPNGEFQPYHHTTQDNMSIIDKRTLKAVGQTLLTTIYAE